A genomic segment from Pediococcus acidilactici encodes:
- the murC gene encoding UDP-N-acetylmuramate--L-alanine ligase, with amino-acid sequence MDKDTIYYFIGIKGSGMSSLALILHDEGYQVEGSDVDGYVFTQDGLAAAGIKVLPFNPDNLREGLTVIAGNAFTDDHPEIKRAREMGLKVIRYHEFLGQLLASYTSIGVAGTHGKTSTTGLLAHVLGGVDKTSYLIGDGTGKGVPDARFFVFEADEYRRHFIAYHPDYMIMTNVDFDHPDYYKDLADVESAFQQAASQVKKGLFAWGEDESLRKLRADVPVYYYGTADNDDFQAKNIVRTTTGSEFDVEHQGQPIGHFKINLFGEHNVLNTLAVIAVAYFEKIDLALVQKELLSYQGVKRRFSKSTVGDNILIDDYAHHPSEIKATLDAARQEFPDKKIVAVFQPHTYTRTAALLDGFAKSLSLADQVVLTEIFGSVREANGKVSSQDLANLIGHDTKIIHEDDLSALADQHNAVLVFMGAGDILKYEDAYKALVKEK; translated from the coding sequence GTGGATAAAGATACAATTTATTATTTTATTGGGATTAAAGGGTCCGGTATGAGCTCTTTAGCGTTGATTTTACATGACGAAGGTTATCAAGTTGAGGGTTCTGACGTGGACGGTTACGTGTTTACCCAAGACGGTCTTGCTGCAGCAGGCATTAAAGTTTTACCTTTTAATCCAGACAATTTACGTGAAGGATTAACGGTAATTGCGGGGAACGCCTTTACTGACGATCATCCTGAAATTAAACGGGCACGTGAAATGGGCTTAAAGGTCATTCGTTACCATGAATTTTTAGGACAACTACTAGCTTCGTACACTAGTATCGGGGTAGCTGGGACGCATGGAAAGACCAGTACCACCGGGTTGTTGGCTCACGTACTTGGTGGAGTTGACAAGACTAGTTATTTAATCGGTGATGGAACTGGAAAAGGGGTCCCTGATGCCCGCTTCTTCGTGTTTGAAGCTGACGAGTATCGTAGACACTTCATTGCCTACCATCCGGATTACATGATCATGACTAACGTTGACTTTGATCACCCCGACTATTATAAGGATTTAGCCGACGTTGAAAGTGCCTTCCAACAAGCAGCTAGCCAAGTTAAAAAGGGTCTTTTCGCTTGGGGAGAAGATGAAAGCTTACGGAAACTACGTGCGGACGTCCCGGTTTATTATTACGGAACCGCAGATAACGATGATTTCCAAGCTAAAAACATCGTTCGGACTACTACGGGATCAGAATTTGATGTGGAACACCAAGGCCAACCAATTGGACACTTTAAAATTAACCTTTTTGGTGAACACAACGTTCTCAATACGTTAGCCGTAATTGCGGTGGCTTACTTTGAAAAGATTGACTTAGCACTAGTACAAAAAGAATTGTTATCCTACCAAGGGGTAAAACGACGCTTTTCAAAATCTACGGTAGGCGATAACATTTTGATCGATGATTATGCGCACCATCCATCAGAAATCAAAGCAACTTTAGATGCTGCTCGACAAGAATTTCCGGATAAGAAAATTGTGGCGGTATTTCAACCCCATACTTATACCCGAACGGCCGCATTGTTAGATGGGTTTGCTAAGAGTTTGAGCCTTGCTGATCAAGTTGTTTTGACCGAGATTTTTGGCTCGGTTCGTGAAGCAAATGGCAAGGTTTCGTCACAAGATTTGGCTAACTTAATTGGCCATGACACAAAGATTATTCATGAAGATGACCTATCTGCATTAGCTGATCAACATAATGCGGTACTAGTTTTCATGGGTGCAGGAGACATCCTAAAATACGAAGATGCTTATAAAGCCTTAGTTAAGGAAAAGTAA
- a CDS encoding Bax inhibitor-1/YccA family protein, which yields MDQQPRVINNTVGLNRFLTKMYGWMAAAVAFSGIIAYLGATVWRPAVMTFLSQGRMGIWLIFIALFLFMIFGQKAALQNPTVSFLMLFAFSGFFGITLSSVFMLFSIGTIAGAFFSAAAVFIVMSVIGLTTKRDLSRLGTHLLAALIAMVVVSVINLFFLHSSAVTFFFSLIGIVIFAGLSMFDTASMKNLYLSYGDRVSETGLAIQGAFSLYLDFINLFQYFLTIFGWSRD from the coding sequence TTGGATCAACAACCAAGAGTAATAAATAATACGGTCGGCTTAAACCGATTTTTAACTAAAATGTACGGTTGGATGGCAGCCGCAGTCGCTTTTTCGGGAATCATTGCTTATCTCGGAGCTACGGTATGGCGCCCAGCAGTGATGACGTTTTTAAGTCAAGGACGAATGGGGATTTGGTTGATTTTTATCGCGCTGTTTCTGTTCATGATTTTTGGGCAGAAGGCGGCGTTACAAAACCCAACGGTTAGTTTTCTAATGCTATTTGCGTTCTCGGGATTCTTTGGAATCACCCTTTCAAGTGTGTTTATGCTATTCAGCATTGGCACGATTGCGGGGGCTTTCTTCTCGGCCGCAGCAGTTTTCATCGTGATGAGTGTAATCGGGTTGACTACTAAGCGTGACTTGTCACGGTTAGGGACCCATTTGCTAGCTGCTTTAATCGCAATGGTGGTTGTTTCGGTAATCAACTTATTTTTCTTGCATAGTAGTGCGGTAACCTTCTTCTTCTCCTTAATTGGAATTGTGATTTTCGCTGGTTTATCAATGTTTGATACGGCCTCAATGAAGAACCTTTATTTAAGCTACGGAGATCGAGTTTCCGAAACGGGACTAGCCATTCAAGGTGCATTTAGTTTATATCTAGATTTTATTAATTTATTCCAGTACTTCTTAACCATTTTTGGTTGGAGTCGGGATTAG
- the dnaI gene encoding primosomal protein DnaI, protein MENIREAIEGLMNKRKLDQRFQTVMKTVYQDPKVVAFCQAHQAELTSEALERGAAKLYEFVNERKKIARHEPSFLPGYEPQLVLSNHLIDIEYVPTKEMTMKCQVAQRQALVKSISMPKLIRRADFSDYYQEPDRNAAFSKAMDFVDAYVQAPDQFHRGLYLTGSFGVGKTYLMGAMANELAKHNYSTTIVHFPSLAVELKNTIGDSKEIQNKLDAVKQAPILVIDDIGADSISAWVRDDILGVILEYRMQEELPTFFTSNFSMEQLEKEHLTVNQRGEAEPLKAKRLMERVKFLSEEVTLIGKNHRQG, encoded by the coding sequence ATGGAAAATATTCGCGAAGCGATTGAGGGATTGATGAATAAACGGAAACTCGACCAACGTTTTCAAACGGTGATGAAAACTGTTTATCAAGATCCCAAAGTTGTGGCGTTTTGCCAAGCTCACCAAGCGGAATTAACTTCAGAAGCTTTGGAACGGGGAGCGGCCAAGCTCTACGAATTTGTTAACGAACGCAAAAAGATTGCGCGACACGAACCCTCCTTTTTGCCAGGTTATGAGCCACAATTAGTACTCAGTAACCACTTAATTGATATTGAATACGTACCTACCAAGGAAATGACGATGAAATGCCAAGTTGCCCAACGCCAAGCGTTAGTTAAGTCAATTAGTATGCCGAAATTGATTCGACGGGCAGATTTTAGTGACTATTACCAAGAGCCTGATCGGAACGCCGCTTTTAGCAAGGCGATGGATTTTGTGGATGCTTATGTGCAAGCTCCGGATCAATTCCACCGTGGCCTATACTTAACCGGTAGCTTTGGCGTAGGAAAAACTTATTTAATGGGGGCAATGGCTAACGAATTAGCTAAACATAACTATTCGACAACGATTGTTCATTTTCCTAGCTTAGCAGTGGAATTGAAAAATACGATTGGAGATTCCAAAGAAATACAAAACAAGCTTGATGCGGTTAAACAAGCGCCGATTTTAGTAATCGATGACATCGGTGCAGATAGTATTTCAGCGTGGGTGCGGGATGATATTTTAGGCGTAATCTTAGAATATCGAATGCAAGAAGAGTTACCAACTTTCTTCACCTCGAACTTTTCGATGGAGCAATTAGAAAAAGAACATTTAACGGTTAATCAGCGTGGCGAAGCCGAGCCGCTAAAGGCCAAACGATTAATGGAACGGGTTAAATTTTTAAGTGAAGAGGTTACTTTAATCGGAAAAAATCATCGCCAGGGTTGA
- a CDS encoding DnaD domain protein — MTEPMDELAPNDSFIVNTDRQMADYERRALTALYRPLLSSDAHSLAETLWELNAEATVLNEQFTHTVLLNWLGIDLPAIVEARGRLESLGLLKTFRKQVDNRALFLYILQAPADPITFFKDDTLSALLLGAVGETEFERLSRRLIKRQVEHADFYDVSKNLGDYFQIGSSVVDKPTSIAAVQKQLQPAKTKNVKETLNKNFDFKLLTQMLSTSFVDRQSLEENRHLIMVEQTIYGITESEMAELIKAATNFQDNRIDSQALKTRIAQKYASLHQQKAPSTTSSSTVPTSPAKLNLEGLTAEEQTVIKTTYALAPIDFIDQIKQETGGFTTTAEKRVITGLVETGQLPISVINFLIFYVLVDQGRATLNKNLVEAIANEWIKNGVRTPRQALEFVRDRQAKKQKQATKAYGRRKPVVQRETLPDWAKDSEKSVPTSSNSTQAAPTTAEINEKLKKLRERRKEE, encoded by the coding sequence ATGACGGAACCAATGGATGAATTAGCCCCAAACGACTCATTTATTGTAAATACTGACCGACAAATGGCTGACTACGAAAGGCGGGCATTAACGGCGTTATACCGACCGTTGTTGTCATCAGATGCGCATAGCTTAGCTGAGACGCTTTGGGAATTAAATGCGGAAGCAACGGTTCTAAACGAACAGTTTACCCACACGGTATTACTAAATTGGCTGGGGATCGATCTGCCAGCAATTGTGGAAGCCCGAGGCCGCTTAGAATCCCTAGGACTATTAAAGACTTTTCGTAAGCAAGTTGATAACCGGGCGCTATTTTTATATATTTTGCAAGCGCCTGCCGATCCGATCACCTTTTTTAAAGATGATACACTAAGTGCATTGTTGTTGGGGGCCGTCGGCGAAACCGAATTTGAGCGGTTAAGTCGCCGCTTAATTAAGCGGCAAGTTGAGCATGCTGATTTTTACGACGTGTCTAAAAATTTGGGAGACTATTTCCAAATTGGAAGTAGCGTAGTTGATAAGCCTACCTCAATTGCCGCCGTACAAAAGCAGCTGCAACCGGCAAAGACAAAAAACGTTAAGGAAACCCTTAACAAGAATTTTGATTTTAAACTGCTTACTCAAATGCTTAGTACTAGTTTTGTGGACCGGCAGAGTTTGGAAGAAAACCGGCACCTCATTATGGTCGAGCAAACCATTTATGGAATTACGGAAAGTGAAATGGCTGAGTTAATTAAGGCAGCCACTAATTTTCAAGACAACCGAATCGATAGTCAGGCGTTAAAGACGCGAATTGCCCAAAAATACGCTAGTTTGCATCAGCAAAAAGCTCCCAGCACGACGTCGAGTTCCACGGTTCCAACTTCGCCGGCTAAACTCAATTTAGAGGGGCTTACTGCAGAAGAACAAACGGTAATTAAAACCACGTATGCGTTAGCGCCAATAGATTTTATTGATCAGATCAAGCAAGAGACCGGAGGCTTTACCACCACGGCAGAAAAGCGGGTGATTACTGGCCTAGTGGAAACTGGTCAGCTTCCAATTAGCGTCATTAATTTTCTAATTTTTTACGTCTTGGTCGATCAAGGTCGTGCGACCCTAAATAAAAACTTGGTAGAAGCAATTGCTAACGAGTGGATTAAAAATGGGGTTCGAACTCCACGGCAAGCTTTAGAGTTTGTGCGTGACCGCCAAGCTAAGAAGCAAAAACAGGCTACCAAAGCATACGGCAGACGGAAACCAGTTGTTCAACGCGAAACCCTGCCAGATTGGGCCAAGGATAGCGAAAAATCTGTACCAACTAGTTCTAATAGTACGCAAGCTGCTCCAACCACTGCGGAAATTAATGAAAAATTGAAAAAATTGCGTGAACGGCGAAAGGAGGAATAG
- the coaE gene encoding dephospho-CoA kinase (Dephospho-CoA kinase (CoaE) performs the final step in coenzyme A biosynthesis.), with translation MTKVLGLTGGIAMGKSTISNFLKSKGIPLVDADEVAHAVLEFKAVKVQLVKAFGTQILNGQNQIDRQQLGKMVFDNPQKLQELNQIVQPVIRKEIIRQLERVTKAPVVVLDAPVLFEQGYESLVDYIMVVSTTPAEQLHRLMERDQLPRKDAQKRIQAQMPIEIKREKADVIVDSSGSIEATQKQVVEWLVKQNLLQTSGKTGEVK, from the coding sequence ATGACTAAGGTATTGGGACTGACTGGTGGAATTGCGATGGGGAAGTCCACCATCAGTAATTTTTTAAAAAGTAAGGGGATTCCATTAGTGGACGCTGACGAAGTTGCCCACGCAGTTTTGGAATTTAAAGCGGTTAAGGTACAATTAGTTAAGGCGTTTGGAACGCAAATTCTAAACGGGCAAAACCAGATTGACCGGCAGCAATTGGGTAAGATGGTTTTTGACAACCCGCAAAAATTGCAAGAACTAAATCAAATTGTGCAACCAGTGATTCGTAAAGAAATTATCCGGCAGTTAGAAAGGGTCACTAAGGCGCCGGTGGTGGTGCTAGATGCGCCGGTATTATTTGAACAGGGATACGAGTCCTTAGTAGATTATATTATGGTGGTATCAACGACTCCGGCTGAACAACTTCACCGGCTGATGGAGCGTGATCAGTTGCCGCGCAAGGATGCTCAAAAAAGGATTCAAGCCCAAATGCCGATTGAAATTAAGCGAGAAAAAGCGGATGTAATTGTTGACAGTAGTGGTAGTATTGAAGCTACCCAAAAGCAAGTGGTAGAATGGCTTGTTAAACAAAATTTACTCCAGACATCCGGAAAGACCGGCGAGGTGAAATAA
- the nrdR gene encoding transcriptional regulator NrdR, with protein MKCPHCGNNGSRVVDSRPTDEGRVIRRRRECEKCGFRFTTFERVEATPLLVIKKNGSREEFDRDKILKGIVRAAEKRPVKMEQMTDIVDKVENKIRSLGESEVSSQVIGEYVMNILVDLDEIAYIRFASVYRQFKDMNVFLNELQDMVKKDEKEKDHK; from the coding sequence ATGAAATGCCCACATTGTGGTAATAATGGCTCGAGAGTAGTGGATAGTCGACCAACCGATGAAGGCCGTGTAATTCGTCGTCGTCGCGAGTGTGAAAAGTGTGGCTTCCGTTTTACTACTTTTGAACGGGTGGAAGCCACCCCATTATTGGTAATTAAGAAAAATGGTTCCCGGGAAGAATTTGACCGCGACAAGATTCTAAAAGGAATCGTGCGTGCAGCGGAAAAACGACCGGTTAAAATGGAACAAATGACCGATATTGTCGATAAAGTGGAAAATAAAATTCGTTCCTTAGGTGAAAGTGAAGTATCTAGCCAAGTGATTGGTGAATACGTGATGAATATTCTTGTTGATTTAGACGAAATTGCCTACATTCGGTTTGCTAGTGTTTATCGCCAGTTTAAAGACATGAATGTCTTTTTGAACGAACTTCAAGACATGGTGAAGAAGGACGAAAAAGAAAAGGATCATAAGTAA
- the polA gene encoding DNA polymerase I, with translation MAKDKLLLIDGNSIAFRSFFALHNSLEKFKNPDGLHTNAIFGFNKMLDSILKQYQPTAALVAFDAGKTTFRTEMYDDYKGGRSKTPPELSEQMPYLKQLLTGYGIKTYELPNYEADDIIGTLSLEAEHDGYEVVVVTGDRDLTQLSSAETTVAVTKKGVSEVEEYTPDHVEEKLGISPKQIIDLKGLAGDSSDNYPGVTKVGEKTALKLLKQFGTIENLYDHLDDLKPSKMKEHLIEDRDAAFTSKTLATIKRDAPVEIGLADLKYNGKNVTFLQEFYQKMKFRSFLATLQQNEPTEEKATEKLAYHVLTKDTLPDFSKWGKEINFYLEMPEKNYHLSEFCGFAIGNQQEIWASDDVELLKEPALSAVLADPDVVVNVFDGKRTYVGLHRLGVTLKAINYDILLQSYLLDTNDNSNDLGQLAHEHDIEDIKTDAEVYGTGAKRAVPEKDVLLEHLAHKIDVIGELGRRLQEELINNQQADLYWKIELPLSIVLAKMEISGIKVDRDRLGAMQSELTERLSELENQIHQEAGEEFNINSPKQLGHILFEKLEFPVIKKTKTGYSTAVNVLEKLRGYSPIIDHILDYRTISKIKSTYADGLLKVVHSTDQKVHTTYQQTLTQTGRLSSTDPNLQNIPIRIEEGKKIRQAFVPSHEGWHILSSDYSQIELRVLAHITGDHHLQEAFKKDEDIHSSTAVRIFGLKDASEVTPNIRRQAKAVNFGIVYGISDYGLSQNIGISRKDAKRFIDTYFKEYPGVKKYVDSSVETAREKGYVETIAHRRRYLPDIHASNFSVRSFAERTAMNTPIQGSAADIIKIAMINMQNELEKRQLKTRMLLQVHDELIFEVPDEEMSVVKELVPKVMDSAVKLDVPLKVETSWGNNWYDAK, from the coding sequence ATGGCAAAAGATAAGTTATTGTTAATTGATGGGAATAGTATTGCATTCCGTTCTTTTTTTGCGTTACATAATTCGCTAGAAAAGTTCAAGAATCCCGATGGACTGCATACTAACGCAATTTTTGGGTTCAATAAAATGTTAGACAGCATTTTAAAACAATACCAACCCACGGCGGCGCTGGTTGCTTTTGATGCTGGAAAAACCACTTTCCGGACGGAAATGTATGATGATTATAAAGGTGGGCGTTCAAAAACTCCACCAGAGTTGTCAGAACAGATGCCTTACCTCAAACAGTTACTGACCGGATACGGTATCAAAACTTATGAATTACCTAACTATGAAGCTGACGACATCATCGGAACGTTATCGTTGGAAGCAGAACACGACGGCTATGAAGTCGTGGTCGTTACTGGGGACCGTGATTTGACCCAATTAAGTAGTGCAGAAACGACCGTTGCGGTGACCAAAAAGGGGGTCAGCGAGGTTGAAGAATATACTCCGGACCACGTTGAAGAAAAGCTAGGTATTTCGCCTAAACAAATCATCGATTTAAAAGGCTTAGCGGGTGATAGCTCCGATAATTATCCTGGAGTTACCAAGGTCGGAGAAAAGACCGCCCTTAAGTTACTCAAACAGTTTGGCACGATTGAAAATCTCTACGATCATTTAGATGATTTGAAGCCAAGCAAAATGAAGGAACACCTAATTGAGGATCGGGACGCAGCCTTTACGTCAAAAACATTAGCAACCATTAAAAGAGATGCTCCCGTAGAAATTGGATTGGCAGACTTAAAATATAATGGTAAAAACGTTACCTTTTTACAGGAATTTTATCAAAAGATGAAGTTTCGGAGTTTCTTAGCGACGTTACAACAAAATGAACCAACGGAAGAAAAAGCAACCGAAAAACTCGCTTATCATGTACTGACGAAGGACACGTTGCCAGACTTTTCCAAATGGGGGAAGGAAATTAACTTCTATTTGGAAATGCCCGAAAAAAATTATCACTTATCTGAATTTTGTGGGTTTGCAATTGGCAACCAGCAAGAAATCTGGGCTAGTGATGACGTGGAATTGTTAAAAGAACCAGCTTTATCCGCAGTGTTAGCTGATCCTGACGTGGTGGTAAACGTTTTTGACGGGAAACGGACTTACGTAGGACTACACCGGCTTGGTGTGACCCTAAAAGCCATTAACTATGACATTTTGTTGCAGTCCTACTTGTTAGATACCAATGATAATTCTAACGATTTAGGACAACTTGCTCACGAGCACGATATTGAAGATATCAAAACTGATGCTGAAGTTTATGGTACCGGAGCAAAACGAGCCGTGCCAGAAAAAGATGTTTTATTAGAACACCTTGCGCATAAGATTGACGTAATTGGCGAATTAGGCCGGCGTTTGCAAGAAGAATTGATTAATAACCAACAGGCCGATTTATATTGGAAAATTGAATTGCCGCTGTCGATCGTACTTGCGAAGATGGAGATCAGTGGAATTAAGGTTGATCGAGACCGGTTAGGAGCGATGCAAAGCGAACTTACCGAGCGGCTTAGCGAATTAGAAAATCAAATTCACCAAGAAGCTGGAGAAGAATTTAACATTAATTCTCCTAAGCAATTGGGGCATATTTTATTTGAAAAGCTGGAATTTCCGGTAATTAAAAAGACCAAGACCGGATACTCTACGGCAGTTAACGTCCTCGAAAAATTGCGTGGGTATTCGCCAATTATTGACCATATTTTAGATTATCGTACAATTTCTAAAATTAAGTCTACGTATGCAGATGGTCTGTTAAAGGTGGTACATTCTACCGACCAAAAAGTGCACACCACGTACCAACAAACTTTAACCCAAACGGGACGGCTTTCCTCGACAGATCCGAATTTACAAAATATTCCGATTCGAATTGAAGAAGGAAAGAAAATTCGGCAAGCGTTCGTTCCGTCACACGAAGGTTGGCACATTTTATCTTCTGATTACTCACAGATTGAGCTGCGGGTGTTAGCCCACATTACGGGAGACCATCATTTACAAGAAGCATTTAAAAAGGACGAAGATATTCACTCAAGTACTGCGGTGCGTATTTTTGGGTTGAAGGATGCTAGTGAGGTCACTCCTAACATTCGTCGGCAAGCAAAGGCGGTCAACTTTGGGATTGTCTACGGAATTAGTGATTATGGACTTTCGCAAAATATCGGCATTTCCCGTAAGGATGCTAAACGATTTATTGACACCTACTTTAAGGAATATCCTGGAGTAAAGAAGTATGTGGATAGTTCGGTTGAGACTGCGCGGGAAAAGGGCTATGTAGAAACAATTGCGCACCGCCGCCGGTACCTACCTGACATCCATGCTTCTAACTTTAGCGTTCGATCGTTTGCGGAACGAACCGCGATGAACACTCCAATCCAAGGAAGCGCGGCTGATATTATTAAAATTGCAATGATTAATATGCAAAATGAGTTAGAAAAGCGGCAGTTAAAAACCAGAATGTTGCTGCAGGTACACGATGAACTGATTTTTGAAGTGCCTGATGAAGAGATGAGCGTTGTTAAAGAGTTGGTTCCTAAGGTGATGGATTCAGCGGTTAAGTTAGACGTACCTTTGAAGGTGGAAACCTCATGGGGGAATAACTGGTACGACGCAAAATAA
- the mutM gene encoding bifunctional DNA-formamidopyrimidine glycosylase/DNA-(apurinic or apyrimidinic site) lyase, which translates to MPELPEVETVRRGLVGLVKGRTVQRVVVRYPKMVSPEADQFAAELKNKTIETIRRRGKYLIFDFNHQLSMVSHLRMEGKYAVVDRDQPYDKHDHVIFELDDGQDLRYNDTRKFGRMVLTPTGQEMQVGGLKTIGPEPTPETLTLDYLTKALRSRKRVMKSFLLDQSLIAGLGNIYADEVLWLSKIHPQRRSNSLTDDEIKLLRESIFAELKEAIAAKGTTVFSYLDATGHAGSFQNQLHVYHRQGLPCPRCQTPIEQIKVAQRSTHFCPHCQVLTPKND; encoded by the coding sequence ATGCCTGAGTTACCTGAAGTAGAGACGGTTCGACGTGGATTGGTTGGCCTAGTGAAAGGTCGTACCGTTCAACGAGTGGTAGTACGGTACCCTAAGATGGTCAGTCCCGAAGCGGACCAATTTGCAGCAGAATTAAAAAATAAAACGATTGAAACAATTCGTCGTCGGGGGAAGTACTTAATTTTTGATTTCAACCACCAATTATCGATGGTTTCCCACCTTCGGATGGAGGGAAAGTACGCAGTCGTGGATCGCGATCAACCTTATGACAAGCATGACCACGTTATTTTTGAATTGGATGATGGGCAGGATTTACGGTATAACGATACGCGTAAATTTGGTCGGATGGTTCTAACTCCCACTGGCCAAGAGATGCAAGTTGGTGGATTAAAAACCATTGGACCAGAACCAACCCCGGAAACTTTGACGCTAGATTACCTTACGAAGGCCCTCCGAAGTCGTAAACGGGTGATGAAGAGCTTTCTTTTAGACCAGTCGTTAATTGCGGGATTGGGCAATATATATGCAGATGAGGTCTTGTGGTTAAGTAAAATCCACCCGCAGCGCCGGTCTAATTCACTTACCGATGACGAAATCAAGCTCTTGCGGGAAAGTATTTTTGCGGAGTTAAAGGAAGCTATCGCGGCGAAGGGAACTACCGTGTTTTCTTATTTGGATGCTACCGGACATGCCGGCAGTTTTCAAAACCAACTCCACGTTTACCATCGCCAAGGTCTGCCATGCCCACGCTGCCAAACACCCATCGAACAAATTAAGGTAGCTCAACGCAGTACCCATTTCTGTCCGCATTGTCAGGTTTTAACGCCCAAAAATGACTAA